The Paenibacillus sp. BIC5C1 DNA segment GACTGGAATTCGCCTGGCTGGAGAAGCTGGGATGTAGTTCCCAGCCCTATGTATTGTAGTTCAGTGAGGTACATAAAAAGTCTGACCCTCAAGATTTGAGGGTCAGACTTTTTTGTTGTTACGTATAGGATAATTGCATTTTATTAGAGTATTTCCATTGAAAAGACGTACTCAGTTAAGCCGATAAACTTTTACCAAGCGTATGCGTTCGGAGCTTGCCCTCCCGGACCTGGGAAGATTTCATCCAAACGTTTGAGGACCGTTTCATCCAAAGGTACATCCAAACATTTGAGCGCAGTTTCAAACTGCTCCAGTGTACGCGGCCCAATAATGGGTGCGGTAACTGCCGGATTGGCGGCAACCCAAGCCAAAGCGATGGTATCCTGCGGTTCGCCGAGTTCACGGCAGAGTGCTGCGAATTGTTCCAACTGAGTTTGATGGGACTCAATTCGTTCAGCAATGCTACCACTGCGTGTACCTTCCAGCTTCTGGAGCGCATTGCGTCCAAGTAACCCACCGTCAAGAGGACTCCATGGAATAACGCCAAGGCCCAGTTCTTTCGCTGCAGGCAGCACTTCGAGCTCAGGCAAACGGCAGTTAAGACTGTATTTATGCTGCTCGGATACAAGACCGAGGAAATGGCGATTTTTGGCTTCGCTTTGGGCAATGGCAATCTGCCAACCAGCAAAGTTACTTGAACCTACATAACCAATTTTGCCTTGATGAACAGCGTTTTCAAACGCGCCCCAAAGCTCGTCCCACGAGATGGCGGGATCAACATGGTGCATCTGGTACAGTTCAACATGATCGGTTTGCAAGCGACGGAGGGACCCCTCCAGATGCCGTCTGATTTTGTAGGCGGAGAGACCTGCATCGTTGTTTGGACCGTCTGTATCATCATGCATAGAGCCATAAACTTTGGTTGCAAGAACGACTTTTTCACGTCTGCCGCCCCCCTGTTTAAACCAGCGTCCAATGATCTCCTCGGTGAGACCCGAATTTTCGCCCCAGCCGTAAATGTTAGCGGTATCAAAAAAGTTCACACCCGCATCGAGTGCCGCATCCATGATACGGAATGCCTCTTTTTCGTCTGTAGCAGGACCAAAGTTCATCGTGCCGAGGCAGATCCGGCTGACTTTAAGACCTGATTTTCCCAAGTACGTGTATTGCATGATTGCAATCCCTCCTGAGTTACCTGATTTTGTCTTCAGGATTTATTTTAACTCAGTCAGAGGTACAGAACAACCAATCTTAAACTGCTTATAGGTAAAAACTATTAAAGTCATAGATTGTATATCTTGGTCAAATGACCTCTGAATATGATACAAAGGAGAGAGTTAAAAATGACACGTTAATCGTTGAAGTGAATAACCGAATGAATGGATATAAGGAGTGGACAACCCATGGCAGACGTGAAAAAAATTGCAGTTATCGCAGGTGACGGAATTGGTCCTGAAGTTGTAGCGGAGGCAGAGAAAGTTCTCAAACGTACGGAGGAAGTGTTCGGATACCGTTTTGAGACAGAGCATGCGCTGTTTGGTGGAATCGCGATTGATGAAAAGGGTACACCTCTTCCTGAAGAAACACTGACAGTATGTAAGAGTGCAGATGCAGTCCTGCTTGGAGCGGTTGGCGGTCCAAAATGGGATAACAACAGCAAGGAGCTTCGCCCGGAAACAGGCCTGCTGGGTATTCGCAAAGCACTCGGATTGTTCTCCAACCTGCGTCCGGCTGTCGTATTTGATTGTCTGAAGGATGCTTCTACTCTGAAGCCGGAAGTACTTGAAGGTACAGATCTGATGGTGGTACGTGAGTTGACAGGTGGTATCTACTTCGGTGAGAAGTTCAGACGTGAAAGTGCACAGGGCGAAGAGGCTGTGGATACATGTGCATATAATGTAACGGAAGTGGAGCGGATCGTTCGTCAGGCATTCGAAATTGCGCAAGGACGTCGCAAAAAGCTGGCTTCTGTAGACAAAGCCAACGTATTGGAAACTTCCCGTCTCTGGCGTGAAGTCGTGAATCGGGTAGCACCCGATTATCCGGATGTTGAACTGGAGCATGTGCTTGTAGACAACTGCGCGATGCAATTGCTGCGTCGTCCAGCCAGCTTCGATGTTATTGTAACGGAAAACATGTTCGGAGATATCTTGAGTGATGAAGCAGCGATGCTGACTGGGTCCATCGGTATGCTTGCATCTGCATCACTGGGAGAAGGCAGCTTCG contains these protein-coding regions:
- a CDS encoding aldo/keto reductase: MQYTYLGKSGLKVSRICLGTMNFGPATDEKEAFRIMDAALDAGVNFFDTANIYGWGENSGLTEEIIGRWFKQGGGRREKVVLATKVYGSMHDDTDGPNNDAGLSAYKIRRHLEGSLRRLQTDHVELYQMHHVDPAISWDELWGAFENAVHQGKIGYVGSSNFAGWQIAIAQSEAKNRHFLGLVSEQHKYSLNCRLPELEVLPAAKELGLGVIPWSPLDGGLLGRNALQKLEGTRSGSIAERIESHQTQLEQFAALCRELGEPQDTIALAWVAANPAVTAPIIGPRTLEQFETALKCLDVPLDETVLKRLDEIFPGPGGQAPNAYAW
- the leuB gene encoding 3-isopropylmalate dehydrogenase; this translates as MADVKKIAVIAGDGIGPEVVAEAEKVLKRTEEVFGYRFETEHALFGGIAIDEKGTPLPEETLTVCKSADAVLLGAVGGPKWDNNSKELRPETGLLGIRKALGLFSNLRPAVVFDCLKDASTLKPEVLEGTDLMVVRELTGGIYFGEKFRRESAQGEEAVDTCAYNVTEVERIVRQAFEIAQGRRKKLASVDKANVLETSRLWREVVNRVAPDYPDVELEHVLVDNCAMQLLRRPASFDVIVTENMFGDILSDEAAMLTGSIGMLASASLGEGSFGLYEPVHGSAPDIAGQGLANPIATILSLALMFRTTFGYAEGADAIEAAVSDVLNAGHRTSDIAVDKSKAISTTEMGDLIVAAIQKQA